The Corynebacterium comes genome window below encodes:
- a CDS encoding dolichyl-phosphate-mannose--protein mannosyltransferase: MSTVVDSQPRFAARVRPVTPRPWAWTGADTVSTLVIAVLALFTRFVGLTTATSAGTPVFDEKHYVPQAWDMVRSWENPLIGGIESNPGYGLVVHPPLAKQLIALGEWMFGYTPLGWRFMAALFGAATVVMTMLLVRHLAGTWQVATFAGLLATLDGVLLVSSRFGMLDIFQVFFIVAAAFALACDHSQMRARLHRAWTEGLIADSSLGPRLGFRWWRFAAGVFLGLSLAVKWSGLYYMAFFGLLAVFLDLALRRRYGVRRPVSGTLLRDAFPAFASLVILPVLLYLWSWRAWFASETSVYRHAKVDGTVESAGILGLLPDSAVGFIHYHQSVLGFHASLTTSGGHSHPWDSKPWSWLVAGRPILYSSSTDVECMAGTCRSMIYLFGTPAIWWLTVPVLGWAIWCLVIRRDRRFLIPVVAFAAGFLPWLAGYDRQMYFFYATALSPFLITMLALTLGQLHGRGPEVTWPWLRRLAEGGIRWGTVAVIAYLALAAAMFLYWSPILYGYLVPEGWYQSLMWLPSWR, translated from the coding sequence GTGAGCACCGTCGTCGACAGCCAGCCTCGTTTCGCCGCCCGCGTTCGGCCGGTGACGCCCCGACCCTGGGCGTGGACCGGGGCGGACACCGTCAGCACCCTGGTCATCGCCGTTCTGGCGCTGTTCACCCGGTTCGTCGGGCTGACCACCGCAACGTCAGCGGGCACCCCCGTCTTCGATGAGAAGCATTATGTGCCACAGGCGTGGGACATGGTGAGGTCCTGGGAGAATCCGCTGATCGGCGGTATCGAATCCAACCCGGGCTATGGTCTGGTCGTTCACCCGCCCCTGGCCAAACAGCTCATCGCACTCGGCGAGTGGATGTTCGGCTACACGCCGCTCGGCTGGCGCTTCATGGCGGCACTCTTCGGCGCCGCCACGGTCGTGATGACGATGCTGCTGGTGAGGCACCTCGCCGGCACCTGGCAGGTGGCCACTTTCGCAGGGCTTCTGGCCACGCTCGACGGCGTGCTGCTGGTCAGTTCGCGCTTCGGCATGCTCGACATCTTCCAGGTGTTCTTCATCGTCGCGGCAGCCTTCGCCCTGGCCTGTGACCATTCACAGATGCGTGCCCGGCTCCACCGCGCCTGGACCGAGGGGCTGATCGCCGACTCTTCGCTGGGACCCCGGCTGGGTTTCCGCTGGTGGCGTTTCGCCGCCGGGGTGTTCCTCGGGCTCTCACTGGCGGTGAAGTGGTCGGGCCTGTACTACATGGCGTTCTTCGGCCTGCTGGCCGTCTTCCTCGATCTTGCTCTTCGACGTCGCTACGGTGTCCGCCGCCCCGTCTCCGGCACGCTGCTGCGGGACGCGTTCCCGGCGTTCGCGTCGCTCGTCATCCTGCCGGTGCTGCTGTACCTCTGGTCGTGGCGGGCCTGGTTCGCGTCCGAGACTTCCGTCTACCGGCACGCGAAGGTCGACGGCACCGTGGAATCCGCCGGGATCCTCGGACTCCTGCCGGACTCGGCCGTCGGATTCATCCACTACCACCAGTCGGTGCTGGGGTTCCACGCATCGTTGACCACCTCCGGTGGCCACTCGCACCCCTGGGACTCCAAACCCTGGTCCTGGCTGGTCGCCGGGCGACCGATCCTGTACTCCTCCTCCACCGACGTGGAATGCATGGCGGGCACGTGCCGCAGCATGATCTACCTTTTCGGTACCCCTGCGATCTGGTGGCTGACGGTACCGGTACTGGGCTGGGCGATCTGGTGCCTGGTCATCCGACGTGACCGTCGTTTCCTCATCCCGGTGGTGGCCTTCGCCGCCGGGTTCCTGCCCTGGCTCGCCGGCTACGACCGCCAGATGTACTTCTTCTACGCCACTGCGCTGAGCCCCTTCCTCATCACGATGCTGGCGCTCACCCTCGGGCAGCTGCACGGTCGTGGACCCGAGGTCACCTGGCCCTGGCTGCGCAGACTCGCCGAGGGTGGCATCCGCTGGGGCACCGTCGCGGTGATCGCCTATCTCGCCCTGGCGGCGGCGATGTTCCTCTACTGGTCCCCCATCCTCTACGGCTACCTCGTCCCGGAGGGCTGGTACCAGTCGCTCATGTGGCTGCCCAGCTGGCGGTAG
- a CDS encoding zf-HC2 domain-containing protein — protein MVDHDQVQAALSARLDGEPIPLDDDVVDAHLAGCAQCRQFQEEAVALSRRLRFVEPAGGGMTPPDLAEMILAGVEPEWRRTANARMVGLALSRILLVIAGVLWVIWGMQLLGDAGGLTPVSNDGVVAPDSDPRTASLLVDAAAFRFSLALGLFTIAWKPRLVSGLVTVVAALWTFMFGFVVRDLVLDTVSGSQFLGLGLLLFTAVGMVWTWLNHHGYVTLGTIWRELGAKPV, from the coding sequence ATCCCCCTCGACGATGACGTCGTCGATGCGCATCTCGCCGGCTGCGCGCAGTGCCGGCAGTTCCAGGAGGAGGCGGTGGCGCTGAGCCGTCGTCTACGTTTCGTGGAACCTGCCGGCGGCGGCATGACCCCACCGGATCTGGCTGAGATGATCCTCGCTGGCGTGGAACCGGAGTGGCGCCGCACCGCGAACGCCCGCATGGTCGGACTTGCGCTCTCCCGGATCCTGCTGGTCATCGCTGGTGTGCTCTGGGTGATCTGGGGGATGCAGCTTCTCGGTGACGCCGGTGGGCTGACCCCGGTCAGCAACGACGGCGTGGTGGCCCCGGACTCCGATCCGCGTACCGCGTCCCTGCTCGTCGACGCTGCGGCCTTCCGCTTCTCCCTCGCCCTCGGCCTGTTCACCATCGCCTGGAAACCGCGCCTGGTGTCCGGCCTGGTCACGGTCGTCGCGGCACTGTGGACCTTCATGTTCGGTTTTGTGGTGCGCGACCTGGTGCTTGACACCGTCTCGGGTTCCCAGTTCCTGGGGCTGGGGCTGCTGCTGTTCACGGCGGTGGGCATGGTGTGGACATGGCTGAACCACCACGGCTACGTCACGCTGGGCACCATCTGGCGTGAACTGGGCGCGAAACCGGTGTAG
- the rsmI gene encoding 16S rRNA (cytidine(1402)-2'-O)-methyltransferase: MVPDISLLPPTGVVLAATPLGNIHDASPRLRAALAGADVIAAEDTRRVRNLATALGVEIRGKVVSNFDHNEAGRAGQLLDAARTGIVLVVSDAGMPLVSDPGFSLVDAAHTNGVPVTCLPGPSAVPTALALSGLPVGRFLFDGFAPRKSGPRREWLESLRTEERAACFFESPHRLAETLADAADILGSTRRAAVCRELTKTYEEVRRGTLPELAEWAAGGVKGEITVVIEGGTVDEVDVDQLVPVVESLVGEGMRLKDACRRVAGGRGVSNRELYEAVLAAR, from the coding sequence ATGGTTCCCGACATCTCCCTGCTGCCCCCCACCGGAGTGGTGCTCGCCGCCACCCCGCTGGGCAACATCCACGACGCCTCCCCACGCCTGCGCGCCGCCCTCGCCGGTGCGGACGTGATCGCCGCCGAGGACACCCGCCGGGTGCGCAACCTCGCGACCGCGCTGGGCGTGGAGATCCGCGGGAAGGTGGTGTCCAACTTCGACCACAACGAGGCGGGGCGCGCAGGCCAGCTTCTCGACGCCGCCCGCACCGGCATCGTCCTCGTGGTCAGCGACGCCGGCATGCCCCTGGTCTCCGACCCGGGTTTCTCATTGGTGGATGCCGCGCACACCAACGGTGTCCCCGTCACCTGCCTGCCCGGTCCCTCCGCCGTGCCCACCGCTCTCGCCCTGTCCGGTCTGCCGGTGGGAAGGTTCCTCTTCGACGGTTTCGCGCCCCGCAAGTCGGGTCCCCGTCGGGAGTGGCTGGAGTCGCTGCGCACCGAGGAACGCGCGGCCTGCTTCTTCGAGTCCCCGCACCGCCTCGCCGAGACGCTTGCCGACGCCGCCGATATCCTCGGCTCCACCCGCCGCGCCGCCGTGTGCCGGGAGCTGACCAAGACCTACGAGGAAGTTCGTCGGGGGACGCTGCCGGAACTCGCCGAGTGGGCGGCCGGGGGAGTGAAGGGGGAGATCACCGTCGTGATCGAAGGTGGGACGGTGGACGAGGTGGACGTCGACCAGCTCGTCCCCGTGGTGGAGTCCCTCGTGGGCGAGGGGATGCGCCTGAAGGACGCGTGCCGGCGGGTCGCGGGCGGACGCGGGGTGTCCAACCGTGAACTCTATGAGGCGGTTCTGGCCGCCCGTTGA
- a CDS encoding cyclase family protein — translation MIFSRLVDLTRPMYPGQPKFPTDPDMSVSVLHPAGPDGFEVLSYRLVGPWGTHVDAPGHAVPGARTLAEITPSELILPLAVIPLVDAPSLTAAHVLAWEREHGPVPAGGFVALHTGWADHTSPDTPGWALDAVELLHARGVRAIGHDTLNTDPGPLTASDQYPAQRFWLSHDHWQVEFLTHLDQVPATGATMWVSWPVPAGGSSFPARALAVLP, via the coding sequence ATGATCTTTTCCCGCCTGGTCGACCTCACCCGGCCGATGTACCCGGGCCAGCCGAAATTCCCCACCGATCCCGATATGTCGGTCTCCGTTCTGCACCCCGCCGGCCCGGACGGCTTCGAGGTGCTCTCCTACCGCCTGGTCGGCCCCTGGGGCACGCATGTCGACGCCCCGGGCCACGCCGTCCCCGGCGCGCGTACCCTCGCCGAAATCACGCCGTCCGAGCTCATCCTCCCTCTCGCCGTCATCCCGCTTGTCGACGCCCCCTCCCTCACCGCCGCCCACGTCCTCGCGTGGGAGCGCGAACATGGACCGGTTCCCGCCGGTGGCTTCGTCGCTCTGCACACCGGGTGGGCCGACCACACCTCCCCCGACACTCCGGGCTGGGCACTCGATGCCGTGGAACTACTCCACGCCCGCGGCGTACGTGCCATCGGGCATGACACGCTCAACACCGATCCCGGCCCCCTGACAGCCAGCGACCAGTACCCGGCGCAGCGCTTCTGGCTCTCACATGACCACTGGCAGGTTGAGTTCCTCACCCACCTGGACCAGGTGCCTGCGACAGGAGCCACGATGTGGGTGTCCTGGCCTGTGCCCGCGGGCGGTTCATCCTTTCCCGCCCGGGCCCTGGCGGTCCTTCCCTAA
- a CDS encoding MFS transporter translates to MSTRAVIPTLLLFLAVFIAAFNLRAGISSLGAVLADTLEAFQAGGSLAGIITAIPGLFFALFGLLAVPLATRLGLSRTLLLGAALSFLGLAVRPWVGDIWVFILLTALVTTGIALANVLLPAWIKNHGGRHIVALMTVYGSVLGLSGAIGPLTAVLSDAPDAWRRALFFWAAPAAVQVIVWFVVVLRIGRDVPTSTSPRVDATGAATDPVSLWRSPTAVFLMLFFGLQSMHAYIQMGWLPKIYVDHGVPAGTAGLALALTGSFNIIGGLIMPAVIHRMRSVVWLPVLFSALMGAGYFGLWLAPATTPMLWAALLGVGGFCFPTAIALIPARSRVPLVTARLSGFVQPIGYVIAAVGPLLVGVVREATGGWSVILPVLLVLCGLMGAVGFRAARNVFIDDELAAHA, encoded by the coding sequence GTGAGTACGCGAGCCGTCATTCCGACGCTGCTGTTGTTCCTTGCGGTGTTCATCGCCGCATTCAACCTGCGCGCCGGAATCTCCTCGCTCGGCGCGGTGCTGGCAGACACCCTCGAGGCCTTCCAGGCCGGCGGCTCCCTCGCCGGGATCATCACCGCCATCCCCGGCCTCTTCTTCGCACTCTTCGGCCTGCTGGCAGTGCCGCTGGCCACCCGCCTGGGACTGAGCCGCACCCTGCTCCTGGGTGCGGCGCTCTCCTTCCTCGGCCTGGCGGTGCGTCCCTGGGTGGGGGACATCTGGGTGTTCATCCTGCTCACGGCGCTGGTCACCACCGGTATCGCCCTGGCCAACGTGCTGCTGCCCGCCTGGATCAAGAATCACGGCGGCCGGCACATCGTGGCGCTCATGACGGTCTACGGCTCCGTTCTCGGCCTTTCCGGTGCCATCGGTCCGCTCACCGCCGTGCTTTCCGACGCCCCCGACGCCTGGCGTCGCGCGCTGTTCTTCTGGGCCGCACCGGCGGCCGTCCAGGTGATCGTCTGGTTCGTGGTGGTCCTGCGCATCGGCCGGGATGTGCCGACCTCCACGTCCCCGCGTGTCGACGCCACCGGGGCAGCCACCGACCCGGTGTCGTTGTGGCGCTCCCCGACGGCGGTGTTCCTCATGCTGTTCTTCGGGCTCCAGTCCATGCACGCCTATATCCAGATGGGCTGGCTGCCGAAGATCTACGTCGACCACGGCGTCCCGGCCGGCACCGCAGGCCTGGCACTTGCGCTGACCGGCAGCTTCAACATCATCGGCGGGCTCATCATGCCGGCGGTCATCCACCGCATGCGCAGCGTGGTGTGGCTGCCTGTGCTCTTCTCCGCGCTCATGGGCGCCGGTTATTTCGGGCTGTGGCTGGCACCCGCAACTACGCCGATGCTCTGGGCGGCCCTGCTCGGCGTCGGCGGCTTTTGTTTCCCCACCGCCATCGCACTGATCCCCGCTCGCAGCCGTGTCCCGCTCGTCACCGCCCGGCTGTCTGGTTTCGTCCAGCCGATCGGTTACGTCATCGCGGCGGTCGGGCCGCTGCTCGTCGGCGTCGTCCGAGAGGCCACCGGCGGGTGGTCGGTGATCCTGCCCGTGCTGCTGGTGCTGTGCGGACTCATGGGGGCGGTCGGTTTCCGGGCCGCACGCAACGTCTTCATTGATGATGAACTCGCAGCTCACGCCTGA
- a CDS encoding RecQ family ATP-dependent DNA helicase encodes MQATRGMANELLTGIAGPGAQLRDDQWTAIDALVNHRRRMLVVQRTGWGKSAVYFIAAKLLRDAGAGASLIISPLLALMRNQVVAAERAGIRAATLNSANMTEWEDIQAQVAAGEVDVLLISPERLNNPGFRDEVLPALAATVGMVVVDEAHCISDWGHDFRPDYRRIRDLLAGLREGVPVLATTATANDRVVADVQAQLGEYTGVLRGGLDRESLHLAVVRLADTTTRPAWLATHLAELEGAGIIYCLTVSAAEDLAEALEAVGWNVAAYTGRTEAGERERLEHALINNELKALVATSALGMGFDKPDLGFVVHVGAPGSPVSYYQQIGRAGRATERADVILLPGSEDSEIWEYFASVSFPDEATVRHLLGALTDEPQSTMKLEAQVDLSRSRLDQVLKVLDVDGAVRRVKGGWVGTGEDWHYDADRYSGLAQARTAEQEAMLAYEDTDSCRMLFLRRQLDDATATEPCGRCDNCTGRRWTTGIDATVAQRVADRLAAPGVRVTQRRQWPTGISVRGRIHGVEPGRALGRLNDIARGPALTALLADRSWRPTHPWQQDVWLPRIVAVLSDWDWDARPTTVVALGSHDPATTDFVAALAEAIAGVGRMAYAGVLPVRPGAGEVTAQNSAYRVTALLNHWDVTGIGSSEGPVLLVTDLIDTGWSVTVAGSALAERTGQPVLPLAVASRG; translated from the coding sequence ATGCAGGCAACCAGGGGAATGGCCAATGAACTTCTCACCGGCATCGCGGGGCCGGGCGCGCAGCTGCGCGATGATCAGTGGACCGCGATTGACGCGCTGGTCAACCACCGGCGTCGGATGCTGGTGGTCCAACGAACGGGCTGGGGCAAGTCGGCGGTGTACTTCATCGCCGCGAAGCTCCTGCGGGATGCCGGGGCAGGTGCCTCGCTGATCATTTCGCCGCTGCTGGCGCTCATGCGCAACCAGGTGGTGGCCGCAGAGCGGGCCGGCATCCGTGCGGCCACGCTCAACAGTGCGAACATGACGGAGTGGGAGGATATCCAGGCGCAGGTTGCCGCCGGGGAGGTTGACGTGCTGCTGATCTCCCCGGAGCGGCTGAACAACCCCGGCTTCCGGGACGAGGTCCTGCCTGCGCTCGCAGCGACCGTCGGCATGGTGGTGGTGGATGAGGCACACTGCATCTCCGACTGGGGCCATGATTTCCGCCCTGACTACCGTCGCATCCGGGACCTGCTCGCCGGCCTGCGGGAGGGCGTGCCGGTGCTGGCGACCACTGCGACCGCGAATGACCGCGTCGTCGCCGACGTGCAGGCGCAGCTCGGTGAGTACACCGGTGTGCTGCGCGGTGGTCTGGACCGGGAGTCCCTGCACCTGGCGGTGGTGCGTCTGGCGGACACCACCACCCGCCCGGCCTGGCTGGCCACCCACCTGGCGGAGCTTGAGGGGGCGGGCATCATCTACTGCCTCACCGTCTCAGCGGCAGAGGACCTCGCGGAGGCGTTGGAGGCCGTCGGCTGGAACGTCGCCGCCTACACCGGACGGACAGAGGCCGGGGAGCGCGAACGCCTCGAGCATGCGTTGATCAACAATGAGCTCAAGGCTTTGGTGGCCACCTCGGCGTTGGGCATGGGCTTTGACAAACCCGATCTCGGTTTCGTCGTCCACGTCGGCGCTCCGGGATCCCCGGTGTCCTACTACCAGCAGATCGGCCGCGCCGGGCGTGCCACTGAACGCGCCGACGTCATCCTCCTGCCGGGTTCCGAGGACTCTGAGATCTGGGAGTATTTCGCCTCCGTCTCCTTCCCGGACGAGGCCACCGTCCGCCACCTGCTCGGTGCGCTCACGGATGAGCCGCAGTCGACGATGAAGCTGGAGGCACAGGTGGATCTCTCACGTTCCCGGCTCGACCAGGTCCTCAAGGTTCTCGACGTCGACGGTGCGGTACGCCGCGTCAAGGGCGGCTGGGTGGGGACCGGGGAGGACTGGCACTACGACGCCGACCGGTACTCCGGCCTCGCCCAGGCGCGTACGGCGGAGCAGGAGGCCATGCTCGCCTACGAGGACACCGACTCCTGCCGCATGCTCTTCCTGCGCCGACAGCTCGATGACGCCACCGCCACCGAACCGTGCGGGCGCTGCGACAACTGCACGGGCCGCAGGTGGACCACGGGGATCGACGCCACTGTCGCCCAGCGAGTGGCAGATCGACTCGCCGCTCCCGGGGTGCGGGTCACCCAGCGCCGCCAGTGGCCCACGGGTATCAGCGTGCGTGGCCGTATCCACGGCGTCGAACCTGGCCGCGCACTCGGACGGCTCAACGACATCGCCCGCGGGCCTGCGTTGACGGCGCTGCTGGCGGACAGGTCCTGGCGACCCACCCACCCGTGGCAGCAGGATGTCTGGCTGCCGCGGATCGTCGCGGTGCTCTCCGACTGGGACTGGGACGCCAGGCCCACCACTGTCGTGGCCCTGGGCTCCCATGACCCGGCGACGACGGACTTCGTTGCGGCCCTGGCGGAGGCCATCGCGGGGGTCGGCAGGATGGCATACGCCGGTGTCCTGCCCGTGCGTCCCGGTGCGGGCGAGGTCACGGCCCAGAACTCCGCGTACCGGGTGACAGCCCTGCTCAACCACTGGGATGTCACGGGCATCGGTTCGTCTGAGGGCCCGGTGCTGCTGGTCACCGACCTCATTGACACCGGCTGGTCGGTGACCGTCGCCGGATCCGCGCTGGCAGAGCGCACCGGGCAGCCGGTTCTGCCGTTGGCCGTGGCCAGCCGAGGTTAG
- the metG gene encoding methionine--tRNA ligase, whose protein sequence is MTQSVLVSVAWPYANGPRHIGHVAGFGVPSDVFARYQRMIGSEVLMISGTDEHGTPLLVQADKEGVTVKELADRYNRQIVQDLAGLGLSYDLFTRTTTRNHYAVVQELFTGLYENGYMIKETTMGAVSPSTGRTLPDRYIEGTCPICGADGARGDQCDNCGNQLDPADLINPVSKVNGETPKFVETEHFLLDLPSLAEALGEWLRGREDWRPNVLKFSLNLLEDLRPRAMTRDIDWGVPIPVEGWADNNAKKLYVWFDAVIGYLSASIEWAWRSGNPDAWKQWWQNPDAAGYYFMGKDNITFHSQIWPAELLGYAGKGAKGGEVHRYGEINLPTEVVSSEFLTMSGSKFSSSKGVVIYVKDFLAEFGPDPLRYFIAVAGPENTDTDFTWDEFVRRVNNELANGWGNLVNRTVSMAHKNFGEVPTPGELTDSDLRILDLAANTFDIVGDNLALSKFKNGITAAMHVVGEANAYIAEQEPWRLAKDESQRERLATVLWTALQVVSDCNVLLTPYLPHIAQQVHETLGREGVWAAKPEIHEVTDDMPVDLVGVGLPEEGQGYPIITGDYTAQQAVWKRVDVVPGTPLAKPAPLIQKLDPELAETGPEWSPVQ, encoded by the coding sequence ATGACCCAGTCTGTGCTTGTCTCCGTCGCCTGGCCGTATGCGAACGGCCCCCGCCACATCGGACACGTCGCCGGTTTCGGCGTACCCTCCGACGTCTTCGCCCGCTACCAGCGAATGATCGGCAGCGAGGTCCTCATGATCTCGGGCACGGACGAGCACGGCACACCGCTGCTCGTGCAGGCGGACAAGGAAGGCGTGACGGTCAAGGAACTCGCCGACCGTTACAACCGCCAGATCGTGCAGGACCTCGCCGGACTCGGCCTGTCCTATGACCTTTTCACCCGGACCACCACCCGCAACCACTACGCGGTGGTGCAGGAGCTGTTCACCGGGCTGTACGAGAACGGTTACATGATCAAGGAGACCACCATGGGTGCCGTCTCGCCCTCGACCGGTCGTACGCTGCCGGACCGCTACATCGAGGGCACCTGTCCGATCTGCGGTGCCGACGGCGCCCGCGGTGACCAGTGTGACAACTGCGGCAACCAGCTGGACCCCGCCGACCTGATCAACCCGGTGTCCAAGGTCAACGGCGAGACCCCGAAGTTCGTCGAGACCGAGCACTTCCTCCTTGATCTGCCCTCCCTGGCGGAGGCGCTGGGGGAGTGGCTGAGGGGCCGCGAGGACTGGCGCCCGAACGTCCTGAAGTTCTCCCTCAACCTGCTCGAGGATCTGCGTCCGCGCGCCATGACCCGCGACATCGACTGGGGTGTCCCGATCCCGGTCGAGGGTTGGGCAGACAACAACGCCAAGAAGCTCTACGTCTGGTTCGACGCCGTGATCGGCTACCTGTCCGCCTCCATCGAGTGGGCGTGGCGTTCGGGCAACCCGGACGCGTGGAAGCAGTGGTGGCAGAACCCGGATGCCGCCGGCTACTACTTCATGGGCAAGGACAACATCACCTTCCACTCCCAGATCTGGCCTGCCGAGCTCCTGGGATATGCGGGCAAGGGCGCCAAGGGCGGCGAAGTCCACAGGTACGGGGAAATCAACCTGCCGACCGAGGTCGTGTCCTCCGAGTTCCTCACCATGTCGGGTTCGAAGTTCTCCTCGTCCAAGGGCGTGGTCATCTACGTCAAGGACTTCCTGGCGGAGTTCGGCCCTGACCCGCTGCGTTACTTCATCGCCGTCGCCGGCCCGGAGAACACCGACACCGACTTCACCTGGGACGAGTTCGTCCGCCGCGTGAACAATGAGCTGGCCAACGGCTGGGGCAATCTGGTCAACCGCACCGTGTCCATGGCGCACAAGAACTTCGGCGAGGTGCCCACCCCGGGTGAGCTCACCGACTCCGATCTGCGGATCCTCGACCTCGCGGCGAACACCTTCGACATCGTCGGCGACAACCTCGCGCTGTCGAAGTTCAAGAACGGCATCACCGCCGCCATGCACGTCGTCGGCGAGGCCAACGCCTACATCGCCGAGCAGGAGCCGTGGCGGCTGGCGAAGGACGAGTCCCAGCGTGAGCGTCTGGCCACCGTCCTGTGGACCGCGCTGCAGGTCGTCTCCGACTGCAACGTCCTGCTCACCCCGTACCTGCCGCACATCGCCCAGCAGGTGCACGAGACCCTCGGCCGTGAGGGCGTCTGGGCCGCGAAGCCGGAGATTCATGAGGTCACCGACGACATGCCCGTCGACCTCGTGGGCGTGGGTCTGCCGGAGGAGGGGCAGGGCTATCCGATCATCACCGGTGACTACACCGCCCAGCAGGCCGTGTGGAAGCGCGTCGACGTTGTGCCGGGTACCCCGCTGGCCAAGCCCGCGCCGCTGATCCAGAAACTCGATCCGGAACTCGCGGAGACCGGCCCGGAGTGGTCGCCCGTCCAGTAA
- a CDS encoding BCCT family transporter has protein sequence MTTSDPQQGQPDSTATQELASMMSDADAIGDQVDQADAVEDRLGEADSEDPTFDWWIILPAAAVVLATVGWGLFGPESFAGFASAALSFVVENLGWAFVIFGTVFVVFMIVVAVTKFGSIRLGGDDEAPEFRTVSWIAMMFAAGMGIGLMFYGATEPLTFYREGVPAHQPQEVGTALAGTLFHWTLHPWSIYAIVGLAIAYSTFRLGRRQLISSAFIPLIGEKGARGGLGRLIDTLAIIATIFGTATSLGVGALQIRAGLSASGLVDSPGTGTIVGIVSVLTLAFIVSAVSGVGKGIQYLSNANMIMAAILAIFVFVVGPTVSLLNLIPTALSSYFAQFFEMAGRTAVSADGTAGEWLGGWTIFYWAWWISWSPFVGMFLARISRGRTIREFTIGVLVVPSLVSVVWFSIFGGTAITLEQSGNSIWGDGTAESQLFNLLHQLPGGTIMGVVAVILLGTFFITSADSASTVMGTLSQHGRPDATPWVSALWGLMTAAVGMVMLTASEDSLANLQSITIVAASPFLLIVVGLMVALVKDLSNDVLYLDHRSQQAFAARLARERRIHAEHVRAEELKARRQKRLANRNRQTPMK, from the coding sequence ATGACCACTTCTGACCCTCAACAGGGGCAACCTGATTCAACTGCCACCCAGGAGCTGGCCTCCATGATGTCGGACGCCGACGCGATCGGCGACCAGGTGGACCAGGCCGATGCGGTCGAGGACAGGCTCGGCGAAGCGGATTCGGAGGATCCCACCTTCGACTGGTGGATCATCCTTCCGGCCGCGGCCGTCGTGCTGGCCACGGTCGGCTGGGGTCTTTTCGGCCCCGAAAGTTTCGCCGGTTTCGCCTCCGCCGCCCTCTCCTTCGTGGTGGAGAACCTCGGTTGGGCCTTCGTCATTTTCGGTACCGTCTTCGTCGTCTTCATGATCGTCGTCGCCGTGACCAAGTTCGGATCCATCCGGCTGGGCGGCGATGACGAGGCGCCGGAATTCCGTACCGTCTCCTGGATCGCGATGATGTTCGCCGCCGGCATGGGCATCGGCCTGATGTTCTACGGGGCGACGGAGCCCCTCACCTTCTACCGCGAGGGTGTGCCCGCCCACCAGCCGCAGGAGGTGGGCACCGCCTTGGCAGGCACGCTGTTCCACTGGACGCTTCACCCCTGGTCCATCTACGCGATCGTCGGGCTGGCCATCGCCTACTCCACATTCCGCCTGGGACGTCGTCAGCTGATCTCCTCGGCCTTCATTCCCCTCATCGGCGAAAAGGGTGCCCGGGGCGGCCTCGGCCGGCTCATTGACACCCTGGCCATCATCGCCACCATCTTTGGCACCGCCACTTCCCTCGGCGTGGGAGCGCTGCAGATCAGGGCCGGGCTCTCCGCCTCCGGACTGGTCGATTCGCCGGGCACGGGGACCATCGTGGGCATCGTCAGCGTGCTCACCCTCGCTTTCATCGTCTCCGCGGTCTCCGGCGTGGGCAAGGGAATCCAGTACCTGTCCAACGCGAACATGATCATGGCCGCGATTCTGGCGATCTTCGTGTTCGTCGTCGGTCCGACCGTGTCGTTGCTCAACCTCATTCCCACCGCCCTGTCCTCCTACTTCGCCCAGTTCTTCGAGATGGCGGGACGCACCGCCGTGTCGGCTGACGGCACCGCCGGTGAGTGGCTCGGCGGCTGGACCATCTTCTACTGGGCGTGGTGGATCTCCTGGTCGCCCTTCGTCGGCATGTTCCTGGCGCGCATCTCCCGTGGCCGTACGATCCGCGAGTTCACCATCGGTGTGCTGGTCGTACCGTCGCTGGTGTCGGTGGTGTGGTTCTCCATCTTCGGAGGTACCGCCATCACCCTGGAGCAGAGCGGCAACTCCATCTGGGGCGACGGCACCGCCGAGTCCCAGTTGTTCAACCTGCTCCATCAGCTGCCCGGCGGCACCATCATGGGCGTGGTGGCGGTGATCCTGCTGGGTACGTTCTTCATCACCTCGGCGGATTCCGCGTCCACCGTGATGGGCACGCTGTCCCAGCACGGGCGCCCCGACGCCACCCCGTGGGTGTCCGCGCTGTGGGGCCTGATGACCGCGGCCGTGGGCATGGTCATGCTCACCGCGAGCGAGGATTCCCTGGCGAACCTGCAGTCCATCACCATTGTCGCCGCCAGCCCCTTCCTGCTGATCGTCGTCGGACTGATGGTCGCGCTGGTGAAGGACCTGAGCAACGACGTCCTCTACCTCGACCACCGTTCCCAACAGGCCTTCGCCGCCCGCCTGGCACGTGAACGACGCATCCACGCCGAGCATGTCCGGGCGGAGGAACTGAAGGCGCGACGGCAGAAGCGATTGGCCAACCGCAACAGGCAGACCCCCATGAAATAA